A window of the Narcine bancroftii isolate sNarBan1 chromosome 4, sNarBan1.hap1, whole genome shotgun sequence genome harbors these coding sequences:
- the bmp2a gene encoding bone morphogenetic protein 2: MTAGRRSLMVLFLCQVLFGGSAGLIPEIGRKKFSEHQANSRGTSPLQTEGMLQEFELRLLNMFGLRRRPHPGKNPVIPQYMLDLYKLHAGEEGRHHEATLVLTHFPEKPASRANTVRSFHHEEPMEEMPEARGETTRRFFFNLNSIPKEELITSAELRIFREQVREGCVNASSGYHRINVYEILKSMASSKRDPITRLLDTKLVSHNASQWESFDVSPSVMRWTIQGQPNHGFMVEVIHLDQECKHLKGHVRISRSLHQDEESWPQMRPLLVTFSHDGKGHTLEKRVRRQAKHKQRKRLRSSCKRHPLYVDFSDVGWNDWIVAPPGYHAFYCQGECPFPLADHLNSTNHAIVQTLVNSVNANIPRACCVPTDLSPISMLYLDEHDKVVLKNYQDMVVEGCGCR; this comes from the exons ATGACGGCCGGGAGGCGATCTCTGATGGTGCTCTTCCTCTGTCAAGTTCTCTTTGGAGGTTCGGCCGGACTCATCCCCGAGATTGGCCGCAAAAAGTTCTCCGAGCACCAAGCCAACTCGAGAGGGACCAGTCCGCTGCAAACCGAGGGCATGCTCCAGGAGTTCGAGCTGCGCCTGCTCAACATGTTCGGTCTCCGGCGCCGCCCTCACCCCGGCAAGAACCCGGTGATCCCGCAGTACATGCTCGATCTGTACAAGCTGCACGCCGGCGAGGAAGGTCGGCACCACGAAGCCACACTTGTCCTGACCCATTTCCCTGAGAAACCAGCCAGCCGCGCCAACACAGTTAGGAGTTTCCACCACGAAG AACCAATGGAGGAGATGCCTGAAGCCAGAGGAGAAACAACGCGACGCTTTTTCTTTAATTTGAATTCTATCCCAAAGGAAGAACTCATCACCTCAGCAGAACTGCGGATCTTCCGTGAGCAGGTGCGAGAAGGTTGCGTAAATGCTAGTAGTGGTTATCATCGCATCAATGTTTATGAGATTCTCAAGTCAATGGCATCTTCCAAGCGTGATCCAATCACACGGTTGCTGGACACGAAGCTGGTGAGCCACAATGCGAGCCAATGGGAGAGCTTTGATGTCAGCCCTTCAGTAATGAGATGGACCATACAGGGTCAGCCCAACCATGGGTTTATGGTGGAGGTCATCCACTTGGACCAGGAGTGCAAACATTTGAAAGGACATGTCAGGATCAGTCGGTCTTTGCACCAAGATGAGGAAAGCTGGCCCCAGATGAGGCCTTTATTGGTGACGTTTAGTCATGATGGCAAGGGACACACTCTTGAGAAAAGAGTGAGGCGCCAGGCCAAACACAAGCAGAGGAAGAGGCTTAGGTCCAGCTGCAAGCGACATCCTTTATATGTGGATTTCAGTGATGTGGGGTGGAATGACTGGATTGTGGCACCTCCAGGATATCATGCTTTTTACTGCCAAGGGGAGTGCCCGTTTCCACTGGCAGACCACTTAAACTCAACAAACCACGCCATTGTGCAGACATTGGTGAACTCGGTCAATGCAAATATTCCTCGGGCGTGTTGCGTCCCAACAGACCTTAGTCCCATTTCAATGCTTTATCTTGATGAACACGACAAAGTTGTATTAAAGAATTACCAGGATATGGTTGTGGAGGGTTGTGGATGTCGTTAA